From Nocardioides daedukensis, the proteins below share one genomic window:
- a CDS encoding ABC transporter ATP-binding protein — protein sequence MSIPILEVIDLHAAYGRIEVLRGVDLTIPKGAVVALLGPNGAGKSTLVKVISGQKKATSGDIHLGGVHLKGAASEELARSGLCTIPEGRSVFPNLTVAENLRLMSYAGVSASAILDTAYSYFPRLHERRNQFAGTMSGGEQQMLAMARALTADPALLLLDELSMGLAPLIVDELYDTVRQIAESGVSILCIEQFARTALRVSDYAAVMTGGRIVASGEPGEITEAMTDVILGGAA from the coding sequence ATGAGCATCCCCATCCTCGAGGTCATCGACCTGCACGCGGCCTACGGTCGGATCGAGGTTCTCCGCGGGGTCGACCTGACCATCCCCAAGGGCGCAGTCGTTGCGCTGCTCGGACCCAACGGTGCCGGGAAGTCGACCTTGGTCAAGGTGATCAGCGGCCAGAAGAAGGCCACGTCGGGTGACATCCACCTCGGTGGGGTGCACCTGAAGGGGGCCGCCTCGGAGGAGCTCGCTCGCTCCGGGTTGTGCACGATCCCCGAGGGCCGCTCGGTCTTCCCGAACCTCACGGTCGCCGAGAACCTCCGACTGATGTCGTACGCCGGTGTCTCGGCCTCGGCGATCCTCGACACCGCCTACTCCTACTTCCCGCGACTGCACGAGCGCCGCAACCAGTTCGCCGGCACGATGTCCGGCGGTGAGCAGCAGATGCTGGCCATGGCCCGTGCGTTGACCGCCGACCCTGCCCTGCTGCTGCTCGATGAGCTCTCGATGGGCCTGGCGCCGCTGATCGTCGACGAGCTCTACGACACCGTCCGGCAGATCGCCGAGAGCGGTGTCTCCATCCTGTGCATCGAACAGTTCGCCCGCACCGCGCTCCGGGTCTCCGACTATGCCGCGGTGATGACCGGTGGTCGGATCGTAGCCAGCGGCGAGCCGGGCGAGATCACCGAAGCCATGACCGACGTCATCCTTGGAGGTGCCGCATGA
- a CDS encoding thioredoxin domain-containing protein, which translates to MANRLASATSPYLLQHADNPVDWWEWGPDAFAEAKRRNVPVLLSVGYAACHWCHVMAHESFEDEATAGYMNEYFVNIKVDREERPDVDAVYMSATQAMTGHGGWPMTCVLDHDGSPFFAGTYFPDQPRHGSASFRQVLEALVDVWTNRADDVRDAASQIREHLQVTGDLATGTISADLLAQCVKSLTMEFDGQNAGFGGAPKFPPGMVLDFLLRHHARTDDPTAKRMVDSTCTAMARGGLYDQIGGGFARYSVDAGWVVPHFEKMLYDNAQLLGLYARWGGNRIAEETADFLLRELRTEQGGFASALDADSEGVEGKFYAWTPEELVEALGPDDGAWAAQTFEVTAAGTFEHGSSTLQLLTDPEDLERLEQVKTRLFESRASRVRPERDDKVIAAWNGLAITGLCEAGTLLRRPEYVDAAARAGELLVGVHLVEGRLRRASRDGVVGRHDAVLEDYGCVASGFLSLLQATGDKVWLDRAEALLDDALSRFRADDGGFHDTAADAEVLISRPRELSDSASPSGQSAMVHALATYAAVAGSGTHRDAAEATLAVLAGVAERAPRFAGWALSAAEAMLEGPEEIVVVGRPGPQRDDLELAARRRHGAVVLVVEPGREDIPLLVGRDEVDGRAAAYVCRGFVCERPVTDPGVLGRP; encoded by the coding sequence ATGGCCAATCGACTCGCCTCGGCAACGAGCCCGTACTTGCTGCAGCACGCGGACAATCCGGTGGATTGGTGGGAGTGGGGACCGGACGCCTTTGCCGAGGCGAAGCGCCGCAACGTTCCGGTGCTGCTCTCTGTCGGCTATGCAGCCTGTCACTGGTGCCATGTGATGGCGCACGAGTCGTTCGAAGACGAGGCGACCGCCGGCTACATGAACGAGTACTTCGTGAACATCAAGGTCGACCGTGAGGAACGTCCGGACGTGGACGCGGTCTACATGAGTGCCACCCAGGCGATGACCGGCCACGGCGGCTGGCCGATGACCTGCGTGCTCGACCACGACGGCAGCCCGTTCTTCGCCGGCACCTACTTCCCCGACCAGCCCCGGCACGGCAGCGCAAGCTTCCGGCAGGTCCTCGAAGCCTTGGTCGATGTGTGGACCAACCGGGCAGACGACGTACGCGATGCAGCCAGCCAGATTCGCGAGCACCTGCAGGTGACCGGGGACCTTGCGACCGGGACGATCAGTGCCGACCTGCTGGCCCAGTGCGTCAAGTCGCTGACGATGGAGTTCGACGGCCAGAACGCCGGATTCGGGGGAGCGCCCAAGTTCCCGCCGGGCATGGTGCTCGACTTCCTGCTCCGTCACCACGCCCGCACTGACGACCCGACGGCGAAGCGAATGGTCGACTCGACCTGCACCGCGATGGCGCGTGGTGGTCTCTATGACCAGATCGGTGGGGGTTTCGCCCGCTACAGCGTCGATGCCGGCTGGGTGGTGCCGCACTTCGAGAAGATGCTCTATGACAATGCGCAGCTGCTCGGTCTCTATGCCCGGTGGGGTGGCAACCGGATAGCCGAGGAGACTGCCGACTTCCTTCTCCGCGAGCTCCGCACCGAGCAGGGTGGCTTCGCCTCCGCACTCGACGCGGACAGCGAGGGTGTGGAGGGCAAGTTCTATGCCTGGACCCCTGAGGAGCTGGTCGAGGCGTTGGGCCCCGACGACGGTGCCTGGGCGGCGCAGACGTTCGAGGTGACCGCGGCCGGCACCTTCGAGCACGGCTCCTCGACCCTCCAGCTGCTGACGGATCCCGAGGATCTTGAACGTCTCGAGCAGGTCAAGACCCGTCTCTTCGAGTCGCGGGCGAGCCGGGTGCGTCCCGAGCGCGACGACAAGGTGATCGCAGCTTGGAACGGGCTCGCCATCACTGGTCTCTGCGAGGCCGGCACGCTGCTGCGCAGGCCGGAGTACGTCGACGCCGCGGCGCGAGCGGGCGAGCTGCTGGTCGGTGTGCACCTGGTCGAGGGCAGGCTGCGCCGCGCCTCCCGTGACGGAGTCGTCGGTCGACACGACGCCGTGCTCGAGGACTACGGCTGCGTGGCCAGCGGCTTCCTCTCACTGCTCCAGGCCACCGGGGACAAAGTCTGGCTGGACCGCGCCGAGGCACTCCTCGACGATGCGCTGTCCCGCTTCCGGGCAGACGACGGCGGCTTCCACGACACTGCCGCAGACGCCGAGGTCCTGATCAGCCGGCCACGCGAGCTCTCCGACAGCGCCAGCCCGTCCGGCCAGTCGGCGATGGTGCACGCCCTCGCCACCTATGCCGCCGTCGCCGGCTCCGGGACCCACCGCGACGCGGCGGAGGCGACCCTGGCCGTGCTCGCCGGTGTTGCCGAACGGGCACCGCGGTTCGCCGGCTGGGCGCTCTCGGCTGCCGAGGCGATGCTCGAGGGACCCGAAGAGATCGTGGTCGTCGGCCGACCGGGCCCCCAGCGCGACGATCTCGAACTCGCTGCCCGGCGGCGCCACGGCGCCGTGGTCCTGGTCGTCGAGCCGGGACGCGAGGACATCCCGCTGCTGGTCGGGCGCGACGAGGTCGACGGCCGGGCGGCCGCCTACGTCTGTCGAGGCTTCGTGTGCGAGCGACCGGTCACCGATCCTGGAGTCCTGGGCCGGCCCTGA
- a CDS encoding DUF1353 domain-containing protein, producing MDAPLEKQPRRFHDGGLPALGDFEAIPPDPDRDPRIVLERLSVEGEEQFALLRRIGYLDRVFGEILVPADIETFRTDLTSVPTIFTWLVPRTGAHLPAALLHDGLLHDPAEAPTYLADRPINRVQADRVFRDAMADTGTGLVRRWLVWSAVTTATMVKGVDTGFSRFTTWRHRIAVVVTLLLVATLGVLATLDLFDLAGIALPWMGDRPWWAELLGGLAGAVVIPACLALLWGRFRSAGFVMAIGLAVLLHVTAGVLLVTGLYLAAEKVAGLVTRRS from the coding sequence GTGGACGCACCACTGGAGAAGCAGCCTCGCCGGTTCCATGACGGCGGGCTGCCTGCGCTGGGCGACTTCGAGGCGATTCCGCCCGATCCCGATCGCGACCCACGCATCGTCCTCGAGCGGCTGAGCGTCGAGGGCGAGGAGCAGTTCGCCCTGCTCAGGCGGATCGGCTATCTCGACCGCGTCTTCGGGGAGATCCTCGTCCCCGCGGACATCGAGACCTTCCGCACCGACCTCACCTCGGTCCCGACGATCTTCACCTGGCTGGTGCCCCGCACCGGCGCGCACCTGCCGGCCGCCCTGCTCCACGACGGGTTGCTGCATGACCCCGCCGAAGCGCCCACCTATCTCGCCGACCGGCCGATCAACAGGGTGCAGGCCGACCGCGTCTTCCGCGACGCGATGGCCGACACCGGCACCGGCCTGGTCCGGCGCTGGCTGGTTTGGTCGGCGGTGACGACAGCCACGATGGTCAAGGGAGTCGACACCGGCTTCTCCCGCTTCACCACCTGGCGGCACCGGATCGCCGTCGTGGTCACTCTGCTGCTGGTTGCGACGCTCGGTGTCCTGGCCACCCTCGACCTGTTCGACCTGGCCGGGATCGCGTTGCCGTGGATGGGGGACAGGCCGTGGTGGGCCGAGCTGCTCGGAGGCCTGGCGGGCGCAGTCGTGATCCCGGCGTGCCTGGCCTTGTTGTGGGGCAGGTTCCGGAGCGCAGGATTCGTGATGGCGATCGGGCTTGCCGTGCTGTTGCACGTGACCGCGGGGGTGCTTCTCGTGACTGGCCTCTACTTGGCCGCGGAGAAGGTGGCCGGGTTGGTCACCCGGCGGAGCTGA
- a CDS encoding MmcQ/YjbR family DNA-binding protein: protein MAKRPEVPQEMIARLRAICESLPECVEQDAWVGVRWQVHTASVVHVFGGEDQKFRVVLRAEPDEVMAFEHLGHPYFRTEWGANTVGMILEEQTDWDEVAELVIDSYCLQAPRHLSDAIERPDRPT from the coding sequence GTGGCAAAGCGACCAGAAGTCCCGCAGGAGATGATCGCCCGCCTGCGTGCCATCTGTGAGTCCCTGCCCGAGTGCGTCGAACAGGACGCCTGGGTGGGGGTTCGCTGGCAGGTCCACACGGCGTCGGTGGTCCATGTCTTCGGCGGTGAGGACCAGAAGTTCCGCGTGGTCCTGCGTGCCGAGCCCGACGAAGTGATGGCCTTCGAGCACCTCGGTCATCCCTATTTCCGCACGGAGTGGGGCGCCAACACGGTCGGGATGATCCTCGAGGAGCAGACCGACTGGGACGAGGTGGCGGAGCTGGTCATCGACTCCTACTGCCTGCAGGCGCCACGGCATCTCTCCGACGCGATCGAGCGGCCCGACCGACCGACGTGA
- a CDS encoding choice-of-anchor P family protein: MSGRPIRPLIAVAASGLVAAVLPLAAQAPAHAEESAAYGGFSASADATPVRVEIFEPAIPIPSEPQLEVRLAYTKAEAETGGGKGRASYLWPGDAIGEGIKVFFEQLGLPSDLVAGGYPVQVNSGFPSGEPKATDEPFPGMVMRTSAGDGKSSASAGFSSDSDVDAQKGGELSGLDNLGPLKDLLAPLLGGLEKATTTKPTAKAEPQVPGLPKELAALVDVDGLVSTSKSSSAEGVVTSTARSNLGEVKLLAGIITISGVETTSTSTSDGKTGTNKSKATYGTLSIAGQKFAIGPHGVEATGKTTPIPGLNDNPAKALEQLGLKIEVPKPKREVEGDKASSTIEGLRVEIDTKLLRPVISAIPSGALAELIPEEAGPLKGLVGALSQLAPRVVVTLGLSQTQVDTVPEISMDAPAGDLDTDTAPPADTGDAAPSGDSGSSGDVAGAGAPDASAPDAGGADAGAGASDGTLDDAAAVSASPGLPPLGSIPGMLLFGGIALAAAAGSWFRKIGALALGAGAPCPHGLDSGLPDLRKM, translated from the coding sequence ATGAGCGGTCGTCCCATCCGTCCCCTCATCGCCGTGGCGGCCTCCGGCCTGGTGGCAGCGGTGCTGCCGTTGGCTGCACAGGCCCCCGCCCACGCCGAAGAGTCCGCTGCCTACGGCGGGTTCAGTGCCAGTGCCGACGCCACCCCGGTGCGTGTCGAGATCTTCGAGCCGGCGATCCCGATCCCGTCCGAGCCCCAGCTCGAGGTCCGCCTGGCCTACACCAAGGCCGAGGCCGAGACAGGCGGCGGAAAGGGCAGGGCGTCATACCTCTGGCCCGGTGACGCCATCGGCGAGGGCATCAAGGTCTTCTTCGAGCAGTTGGGCCTGCCCAGCGACCTGGTCGCCGGTGGTTATCCGGTCCAGGTCAACTCGGGCTTCCCCAGTGGCGAGCCGAAGGCGACCGACGAGCCCTTCCCGGGCATGGTGATGCGCACGAGTGCGGGCGACGGCAAGTCGAGCGCGTCGGCCGGGTTCTCCTCGGACAGCGACGTGGACGCCCAGAAGGGCGGTGAGCTCAGCGGTCTGGACAACCTCGGACCGCTCAAGGACCTGCTCGCGCCGCTGCTCGGCGGACTCGAGAAGGCCACCACCACCAAGCCGACGGCGAAGGCGGAACCCCAGGTGCCGGGGCTTCCCAAGGAGCTCGCCGCACTCGTGGACGTTGACGGGTTGGTCTCCACCAGCAAGTCCTCCTCCGCGGAGGGCGTGGTGACGTCGACCGCCCGGTCCAACCTGGGTGAGGTCAAGCTGCTCGCGGGAATCATCACGATCTCCGGTGTGGAGACGACCTCGACGAGCACCTCCGACGGCAAGACCGGAACCAACAAGTCCAAGGCAACCTACGGAACGCTGAGCATCGCGGGACAGAAGTTCGCGATCGGCCCCCACGGCGTGGAGGCCACCGGCAAGACCACGCCCATCCCCGGCCTCAACGACAACCCGGCCAAGGCGCTGGAGCAGCTCGGACTCAAGATCGAGGTGCCCAAGCCCAAGCGCGAGGTCGAGGGGGACAAGGCGAGCAGCACCATCGAGGGTCTGCGCGTCGAGATCGACACCAAGCTCCTGCGACCGGTGATCTCGGCGATCCCGTCCGGTGCGCTCGCCGAGTTGATCCCTGAAGAGGCTGGGCCGCTCAAGGGCCTGGTCGGGGCGCTGTCCCAGCTGGCTCCGCGCGTGGTGGTCACCCTGGGCCTCTCCCAGACCCAGGTCGACACGGTGCCGGAGATCTCGATGGACGCACCTGCTGGTGACCTGGACACCGACACTGCGCCGCCGGCCGACACCGGCGATGCGGCGCCGTCCGGAGACTCGGGCTCGTCGGGTGACGTCGCAGGTGCTGGCGCGCCGGACGCGAGCGCACCTGACGCCGGCGGCGCCGATGCCGGTGCCGGTGCCTCTGACGGCACTCTCGACGATGCCGCCGCAGTCAGTGCGAGCCCCGGTCTGCCGCCGCTCGGTTCGATCCCCGGCATGCTGCTCTTCGGCGGCATCGCCCTGGCTGCCGCAGCCGGCAGCTGGTTCCGCAAGATCGGGGCACTGGCGCTCGGCGCCGGCGCTCCCTGCCCCCACGGCCTCGACAGTGGCCTGCCCGACCTGAGGAAGATGTGA